In one Zymobacter palmae genomic region, the following are encoded:
- a CDS encoding MFS transporter: MKHGNNVSGLSIVAVLLLVIGQVLPQVDFAIVNVSLDVLGKALNTDETGLVLIVALYGLSFSALITTGGRLGDKYGRKRLFMVGIVGFCAASALCGLASGIVSMLLGRVLQGVFAALLLPQILATIHATLEGERHRYVVGIYTSIGGLSAILGQVAGGWLVSANLWNLGWRVAFFINVPICLVIFMFGCLTIPETRSSDTRQSMDLGGIALFILCLLSVMVPISLGGRWHGLWWWLAATVPCAFLLWRVERGHERAGRKAILPPSMFREAMVKNGFVREMTVTFAFPGYLFVTALCLQSELGFTPLESGNAFVALGAMFFIGSLISKRLGQCLGDHLSYALGALLTVSGFLATIWLFYHLNHRLTFYDLWGATGVIGLGNAIMLTSAYRLTLSHVDRRYASEVSGALATVQQGCFALGTAFAGALYAEMLRHGGLNAVMLSIGALASLVVLVAICLAIHVARRR; encoded by the coding sequence ATGAAGCATGGAAATAATGTCAGCGGGCTGTCTATCGTCGCGGTACTGCTTCTCGTTATCGGACAGGTGTTACCACAGGTAGATTTCGCGATCGTGAATGTATCTCTTGATGTGCTGGGTAAGGCACTGAATACGGATGAGACCGGGCTGGTACTGATCGTGGCGCTGTATGGCCTGAGCTTTTCTGCGCTGATCACTACGGGCGGCCGCTTGGGAGACAAGTACGGCAGAAAGCGCCTGTTCATGGTAGGTATCGTCGGGTTCTGTGCCGCGTCGGCGCTCTGTGGCCTTGCGTCGGGCATTGTATCGATGCTTCTCGGGCGCGTGCTGCAAGGCGTATTTGCTGCGCTTTTGCTGCCTCAGATACTCGCCACGATCCATGCCACGCTTGAGGGTGAACGCCACCGCTATGTTGTCGGCATCTATACCTCAATCGGTGGACTATCTGCCATTCTTGGTCAGGTGGCAGGGGGCTGGCTGGTCTCCGCAAACTTGTGGAACCTAGGATGGCGGGTAGCCTTCTTTATTAATGTGCCCATCTGTCTCGTTATCTTTATGTTTGGCTGTCTGACCATCCCTGAAACGCGCTCGTCGGACACCCGACAGAGTATGGATCTGGGGGGAATCGCCCTGTTCATTTTGTGCCTGCTGTCCGTCATGGTGCCGATATCCCTTGGCGGACGATGGCATGGGCTGTGGTGGTGGCTGGCGGCGACGGTGCCGTGTGCGTTCTTGCTGTGGCGGGTCGAACGCGGCCATGAGCGGGCAGGAAGAAAGGCGATTCTGCCTCCGTCGATGTTCAGAGAAGCAATGGTCAAGAACGGGTTCGTACGAGAAATGACGGTCACTTTCGCGTTCCCGGGATACCTGTTCGTGACCGCACTGTGTCTGCAGAGCGAGCTTGGTTTTACACCGCTTGAATCGGGAAATGCATTTGTCGCGCTGGGCGCGATGTTCTTCATCGGCTCGCTCATCAGCAAGCGGTTAGGCCAGTGTCTCGGTGATCACCTATCGTACGCTTTGGGTGCGCTTCTAACGGTGAGCGGTTTTTTGGCGACAATCTGGCTGTTCTACCACTTAAACCACCGCCTGACGTTCTATGACCTGTGGGGCGCGACGGGTGTTATTGGGCTGGGCAATGCCATCATGCTGACGTCGGCCTATCGGCTGACGCTTTCCCATGTGGATAGGCGCTATGCCAGCGAAGTGAGCGGTGCGCTGGCTACCGTGCAGCAAGGTTGCTTCGCCTTGGGTACGGCATTTGCCGGGGCACTGTATGCGGAAATGCTGAGACACGGTGGTCTGAATGCGGTGATGCTGTCCATCGGTGCACTGGCATCGCTGGTGGTGCTTGTCGCTATCTGCTTAGCGATCCATGTAGCGCGTCGACGGTAG